One window of the Camelina sativa cultivar DH55 chromosome 1, Cs, whole genome shotgun sequence genome contains the following:
- the LOC104705810 gene encoding probable transcription factor At3g04930: MTSDHRDAVFSLESPDLEEGGVGDGGESDTDEDLRENDDVDVVIPETNEAEAEDDDPEEEELNSPSTSSLAMVSTISATAVVSGTPTTNTSTGAVTVALPAGSAVPVSVIPVDSDPKWHRMTEIVHQRPPIDDSRRLFQRLWTDEDEIELLRGFLDYMTTHRGSSSHPPDTAPFYEQIKSKLQLEFNKNQLVEKLRRLKKKYRNVMSKISSGKEVFFKSPHDQSTFEISRKIWNQTGKIIGFEDNNVMDFDETSNHHNTNGNYSTFNSPSSNPELDSENGVEKKLTMSSSSGSRKRSRSRIGKIEEDNKPIIAPFDGQIPNAGSNVNLNETAAAISMGGNLGGLIEETVKNCVSPVIMELMNGTTSVMMAAMGGGFPSSGGGGFGSLSPMFTRPLNFGFGVEGGGGNKAVADERWRKQQILELEVYSRRLELVQEQIRTTLNELKTMPSGV, translated from the coding sequence ATGACATCGGATCACCGCGACGCTGTTTTCTCTCTCGAATCACCCGATCTGGAGGAAGGAGGTGTAGGAGATGGAGGAGAGTCCGATACTGACGAGGATCTCCGTGAAAACGACGACGTAGACGTGGTTATCCCGGAAACGAACGAAGCCGAAGCCGAAGACGACGatcccgaagaagaagaactcaattCTCCGTCTACGTCGTCACTCGCCATGGTTTCTACGATCTCGGCTACTGCTGTTGTTTCCGGGACCCCGACGACGAATACCTCTACAGGCGCCGTGACCGTTGCTCTTCCGGCTGGATCCGCCGTTCCTGTCTCCGTAATTCCCGTTGATTCCGATCCTAAATGGCACCGTATGACTGAGATCGTCCATCAGAGACCTCCGATCGATGATTCCAGACGCCTTTTCCAGAGGCTCTGGACGGACGAAGACGAGATCGAGCTTCTCCGTGGTTTCCTCGATTACATGACGACGCACCGAGGCAGCAGCTCCCATCCGCCTGACACGGCGCCGTTTTACGAGCAGATAAAGTCGAAACTTCAGCTTGAATTCAACAAGAACCAGCTGGTTGAGAAGCTTCGTAGACTGAAGAAGAAGTACAGGAATGTGATGAGCAAGATCAGCTCTGGTAAAGAGGTATTCTTCAAGAGCCCTCATGATCAGTCCACTTTCGAGATTTCTAGGAAAATTTGGAACCAAACTGGGAAAATCATAGGGTTTGAAGACAACAATGTCATGGATTTTGATGAAACCAGTAACCATCATAACACCAATGGTAACTACTCGACCTTTAACAGCCCTAGTTCTAATCCTGAGCTCGATTCTGAAAACGGAGTCGAGAAGAAACTGACGATGAGTAGTAGTAGTGGATCGAGAAAACGATCACGATCAAGAATCGGGAAGATTGAGGAAGACAACAAACCCATCATCGCTCCTTTTGACGGGCAAATACCAAACGCAGGTAGCAATGTTAACCTCAACGAAACCGCAGCTGCTATTAGTATGGGAGGAAACCTCGGGGGTTTGATCGAAGAGACTGTGAAGAACTGTGTCTCTCCTGTGATCATGGAGTTGATGAATGGGACTACTAGTGTGATGATGGCTGCAATGGGAGGAGGGTTTCCgagtagtggtggtggtggctttGGCTCGTTAAGTCCCATGTTTACACGGCCGCTCAATTTCGGTTTTGGTgtagaaggaggaggaggaaacaaggCTGTGGCGGATGAGCGGTGGAGGAAACAACAGATTCTGGAGCTGGAAGTGTATTCGAGGAGATTAGAGTTGGTTCAAGAGCAGATTAGAACGACATTGAACGAGTTAAAGACGATGCCGAGTGGTGTATGa